CGATCGCCGCCGCGCTGCCCCCGGGCCACCGGGCACGGCTCTGGGCGCGCCACACCGTGAAGCAGGGGCTGTACTTCGCCATCGGCGCCGCCGCGTTGGTTCTCGTGCCGTGGTACGTGCTCTGCTGGCATCAGGACCGGCAGTTGCAAGCGCTTTTCGACGCTTACGCGGCCTCCGAGCGCGATACGGTGTGGCCGGTGGTTCGCGAAGTCGCTCCCGGGGAGGATGGCCCCCGCGTTCTGCTCGCCCTGGACCCGGTTACGCGTCCGGGCGGCCTGCCGGAGGCGGGGCCCGCGGGGTATTTCGATGTGGACATGCTGGTGCTGCGGGTGGCGTCCGGCGATGCGCCGGTGCGCCTGACGTTCCGCTACGCCGGGGACACCTCCGAACGCGACCTGACCTGGTATACGGACATCCCGCCCGCGCCGGACGGGGCGCCGGTCGAATTCTACGCGCCGGTGTACAACGCGATCTGGCCGGACACGCCCGACAATGCGACGTGGGGCGATCTGCCGCCCGCGTGGACCCGGTTTGAGGGGATCGAGGTCTCGGCCGGCGATTTGCCCCGGCTGGCGGGGGTCGAGCGGTTTCGGTATGCCGCCGGGTACACGCCGCTGATTGGCGTGCAGTTGAATGGCGCGGCGGGTGCGCCGTGGGTGCAGCGTTTTACGCGATAGCGACCACCGTCTTTCGATTATCGCGCTCGCCCGGGCCAGCATCGGGCGCCAACGTGGGCTGCAAGTCCGCCGCAGGCGGAATAAGCATTCCTGCTTGACGCAAGGCGCGCTCCGGGGTATGAAGGGCGCTTCACGCTGGGCTCAGCCGCATGCCTCAAGCAGGAAAATGGCAACATTCCATTGCCCGGGGTTCTGAACATGGGCGGTTGGAAGAACCAGTAGCCAGCGTTGGCGGTTCGCGCGCCCGACGTGTCAACCGGGGACGGTTAACCAGCCTTCGGCGGACTTCCAGCCCACATTGTCGCCCTTCGGAATGGAGCGCTTCCCTGGAATGTTTGAGGTGGCCTCGCGTGGGCGTGGCATCGCCAGATCACGTGGCATTGCGGTCTACCCCAACCAGTACGGGCTGCTCGGAAACCGGTGTCCCTCAGGCGGTATATTATACGTGGTAGTACGCAAGGCCCCGTGGCAAGTGCGCCGAAACCGAGGATCAATCACCATGCCCGTCATCAGCATTCTACTCGCTTCACTTGCCGGCCTTTCGGCTGCCGTGCAGGTCACGCCCCTGCCCGATGGAGATGAGCACGCAGAAGCGCTTAAGGCGGTACACAGCGACTTTCTTCAGCTTGGGAATACGCCCACGGTCGGCGAGCTTGTCCGGCTGGATGGAGAAATTCGGGTCCTGCGGGAGGCCGTCTCGAACATCGAGCAGAACGTGTTCGGCCCTTTCTACTTCAGAGAGGAATATGCCGTCTTGGGGCTGTCCGCCAACTTCTGGAGCGGAACGCTTGAGTATGACGGGAAACTGCTGAAACTCGCGCATGCGATTAACCCGCATTCGGAATTCCGCGATCGGACACTGTATTCTCAAATCGAGATCGGGTATTGGCGCGAAGGCCTGCCTGGTGTAGCAATTGCGCATCGATATGCGACGGAGTTTCCCGACGGGCCGTTTATCTTCGAGGTGTACGAAATTCTGGCGACGTTCTATGACGATTTGTACAAGTGCGTCCGGTACAACGTTGCGCCGCTGAAGAATGATTCGAGCATATATCGAATGGAATGTTACGAGCCCTATTTCTCGTCCATACCGCTGGACCAGCAGATGTTGCAGTATCAGGCGCTGGCGACGGTTTTCTACGGGCAAGCCCTGGCGCTATTGGACGATGCCAGCGAAAAGTCGGCTGAACTTCGGGCGCAATGCGAGGCGCTACGGCGGGGTTCAACGAAAGATTTCTATTGGTGTGTGGGCTGCTGACGCGCGCACCGACGCAGCGGAAAAACAGCCATCCGGAGGCCGCTTGATGTCATTGACGCCGTGCCTGATTCTGAGCCTGCTCGCCCTGCCTGGCGCCGCGCCGCGGGCGGAGCTTCCGCAGGATAGCGGATATGCGCGGGAGCTGGAGCACATCTACTCGGAGTACGTTCAGCTTGGAAGCCCACCGGAAATCGCGGCTCTGGTGCGGCTCGATAGACTGCTGCGCGACATCACCGCGCGAATCGCGGAGGATGTGAGGGCGAACAGAAGCCTGGAATCCAATTCCGCGTATCGGGAGGCGTTCCGGGATATGGGATTGTACATTGGTCATTGGAGCGGCTACATGCAATACTCCGGGGCGCTCCTGGCCAGGGCGCACCGGCAGGATCCGAATTCACGTCTCCGGCCGCACACGCTGTACGCCGCCATCTCGTCGTCTGACCCGGCGCGTGAACCGCACGGCATGCCGGACATGAACGCGGCATTCCAGTATGCCGCCGAGTTTCCCAATGGGCCATTCATCGCGCAAACCTACGAGGTGATCGCGACTTTCCACGACGATCTCTATAAGGCGCTCCGGAAGTTCATGGCGGAGAAGATCTACGACGACGATGTCTATATGGCGTGCTTCAGGCAGTACATGACGGATCAACCGTACGAGAATCAACGGGTCCAGGCGCAGGTTCTGGCGCACCACTTCTACGAGAAGGCGTTGCTGGCGTCCGGAGAGAACGCGGACCTGTCCGAGTCCATAACGCGGAAACTCGAGAACTTCAGGGAAATGCTCGGGGCGGCGGACCAACACCGTTATGAAGTATGGTACTGGTGCTCCGCATGCTGAAGGGCGCTCGCCGCCCCTTGCCCAAGGGACGTACCCGCGCACGTACGCTTGATCCTGGAAAACACACCCACACGTAAACCGGACTTGTGTTTCCCAAACGGCAAGCGCTCCAGGGCGGGGGTATGTCCCGGCCGGGGTAGCGTTGGACTATGCGGCGGCATCACGGCATTGCTGTCTACCCGGACCGGGACGGGCACGCGCCCTGCGGCCCTTGTGGGTGGCGGCTGGGCCGGTTGATGGACGCGATCGGGCGCCGGGCGCGGGAGGTTACGCGCGCGCGTCCGTCCCTTGCTGACGGAACGGTCACGCGCCCTGCGGCGCTTGCGGGTGGCGGCTGGGCCGGTTGATGGACGCGATCGGGCGCCGGGAGCGGGAGGTTACGCGCGCGCGTCCGTCCCTTGGGCCGGGGACGCGCCCGCGCCAAAAGTTTTACTTTGCCGCCGATCTGTAGTAGGGTAACGCGCAACCCAAGCGGGGATTGCGCGAGGTTTGTCGAAAGAGGAGGCGTCGAGCCATGACCAAATCGGGTGTTGCGTGTGGGATGCTGTGGGCTTGCGGTCTGTTGGTGGCTGCCGGCGCGGAAGGGTCGGCCATGGGAATTCAGGTGGCGCCGTATGGCGAAACGAAGGATGGCGGGGCCGTATCGCAGTACACATTGACCAACGCGAACGGGCTGAAGGCGGTGTTGATCGACTATGGCGCGACGCTGGTGTCGCTGGAGACGCCGGATCGGGAAGGCAACTTCGCCAACATCACGCTGGGCTGCCCGAATCTCCAGAGCTACGAGGAAAACAGCCCGTATTTTGGCTGCGTGGCGGGCCGTTGCGCCAACCGCATCGCCCTGGGGAAGTTCACGCTGGACGGGACCGAGTACACCCTGGCCACGAACAATCCGCCGAACCACCTTCACGGGGGGGAGAAGGGATTCGACAAGAAAGTCTGGACGTCGGAGGGCTTCACGACGGCGCAGGGCGTGGGTGTGAAATTCACGTACCAGAGCGCCGACATGGAGGAGGGGTATCCCGGCAACCTTCTGAGCACGGTGAAGTACACGCTCGGAAACGACAATTCGTTGAGTTTTGAATACGAGGCGACGACGGACAAGCCGACGGTGGTGAATCTCACGCAGCACAGCTACTGGAACCTGGGCGGCCACGGCGCGGGGACGATCCTGGATCACGTCCTGAAGTTGCACGCCAGCCGCTACACGCCGGCGGACGAAACGCTGATCCCCACCGGTGAGATTGCGCCGGTCGCGGACACACCCTTTGATTTTACGGCGCCGGCGGCGATCGGCGCGCGGATCGACCAGGTGGAGGGGGGCTACGATCTGAACTTCGTGCTTGACGAATCGCCCGAGCCGCTCAAGCCCGCCGCGCGGGTCTCCGATCCGAAGACGGGCCGCGTGATGGAGATTTACACGACGGAGCCCGGCATCCAATTCTACTCCGGAAACTTCCTCGACGGCAGCTTTGAGGGTCTGGACGGGGTGATTTACCCGAAGCACAGCGGGTTCTGCCTGGAGACGCAGCATTTTCCGGACAGCATCAACAAGCCCGAGTGGCCGTCGGTTGTGTTGCGCCCCGGCGAGGTCTACCGCCACCACACCGTGCACCGCTTCTCCGCCGAATAGCCGGCGCGCCGGGTCAGATGTAGTACATGTCGATGTTCGACGCCTTTTCCATGAGATTGCGCACGGTGGTTTCGGCGAGGACGGCGCGGATACGATCGGCGACCTCCTCCCAGGCGCGCTTGAGCGCGTCGCTGTGCGGATCGTCCACGGGGAGGGGGTCCAGGGTGGGGCCGTCAATGGCTTCGACGATGTCGAGCAGGCGGACGTCCTCCGGCGGGCGGGCCAGGAGGTAGCCGCCCTGGGCGCCGCGCACGCTGCGCACGATGCCGGAGCGCTTGAGCTGGAGCAGGATGTGGACCAGGTATTTCTCCGGGATGCTCCGCCGCTCGGCGATGTCCTGCGAGGTCATGGTGGTTTGCGCGCCATGGCGGAGTCCCAACTCCACCGCCGCCCGGCAGGCGTATTCACATCGTGCGGATATATTCATCGGAATCCCGTTACAGCGCTGAAATTGGCCAACTGGTTGCGGCAGGGCGCATCCCGGAGCCAGCCCGGAGCCATGGTAGGCGACCCGTGTGGGGAAATCAACGTGGGGCCCGTCCCGGCAGCGCGTCCCTTGACGGCGCGGCGTTGGTTTCGCCACACTGGGCATTGAAACGCGAAACCCCGGAATTCCTGACCCGGCAGCTGGAAGGCGCCGGCGGATCGCGCGCCCGCCGGCGGGGTCCGATTCTTCTTTCCGGGGTGGTATACTTACCACTGCGTATGTGAACCAACCTCGAACCGCGGAGAGCGCCAATGCAGGGCGAGTCAGTTCTGGTCGTGGACGACGACCCGGTGAACCGGATGACCATACAGCAGCTGATACGGCGCCGGAACGACTTCAAGATTCTGGAAGCCGTGGACGGCAAGTCGGCCCTGGATTTTGCGCAGGCGGATCCGGGCCTTGCGGCGATTCTGTTGGACGTTCAAATGCCCGATATTTCCGGGATCGAGGTGTGCCGGCTTCTGAAGCACAACCCGCGCACCCGCGCGGTGCCGATAATCCTGATTTCCGCCGTGCACACGGATGATACGAGTATTGCGGAGGGTCTGGAAGCGGGAGCCGACGGGTATCTGACGAAACCGGTTGCGGAGAATATGCTTAACGCGTGGCTTAATGCGGTCACGCGGATCAACGCGCTGAACCGGGCGCTCGCGGAGAACGCCGGCGGGGCCCCGGGCGGCCAGGTTGAGTTGCTCGCGGACATGGCCCAGCTTTCCCACAACATCAACAATCCCCTGCAAGCCATCATGGCGACGAGCGACCTGCTCGACCTGGACTACGAAGCCGACGCGCGCGTCCGCGAGGCGGTGCGCCAGATCCAAGACAGCGCCGAGAGAATCGCGCAGCTTGTTGGCCAGGTGAGCCAGCGCGCGAAGGCGGTGCGCCAGGCGGGCGGGCAATACTGAGCGGGCTGTCGCGCCGCCGGGAGATACCTTGGAAAACCAGCCCAACACCGCGCTTCCGGGGGCCGTTGCCGTCATTCCCTGCTACAACGCCGGCGGCCGGGTGCGTCCGGTTGCCGAGGGGGTGCTTTCGCGTCTGCCGAACCTGATCGTGGTTGATGATGGATCCACCGATGGGTCGATTGCCTCGCTTGAGGGACTCACGTTCCAGCTGGTGCGTTTGCCCGAGAATCGGGGCAAGGGGCATGCGTTGCTTGCGGGCTTTCGGGCCGCGCTGGCGGATCCGGCGATGGACTGCGTTTGCGCGCTTGACGCGGACGGGCAGCATGACCCCGCGGAGATTCCGCGGCTGGTGGGGGCCTTCCGGGAGACCGGCGCGGACCTGGTCATCGGCAGCCGTGTGTTCGACGGCGCACACGTGCCGTGGCGGAGCCGGTTTGGCAATACGTTGACGGTGACGGTCACCGCGTGGCTACTGGGGCGCCGCCTGCCGGATACCCAGTGCGGCTTCCGGGTGCTGTCGCGCGCCTTTATTGAAGACATCGTCGCGTCGGTCGATGGCGGGCGTTACGAAACCGAAATGGCGATCATTGTGAAGGCCATCCGGGAAGACTGGCGCATCGAATCCGTGCCCATTCAAACCATCTACGAGAAGGGGAACGCGTCGTCGCACTTCCGTAAAATTCAGGACTCGTACCGGATCTACCGGCGATTGATTGGCGCGGCGCGCATGCGTCCCCGAAACTCCCGTTGATTGCGCCGCCGTCCCGGCGTTTTGTAACGCGGCGGGCGGCGGCGGTATTGTGTAGTATTGGGGCGATACCCCCCGACACGAGATTGAGGTAGCCCATAATGCCCGCAGGTGGAACGAACAGGTTGATGGCCGTGCTGCTGGGGTTTCTGGCGGCGCTTCTGCCGCAGGGATGCCCGCTCCCACCCATTTCCAACGCGGAGAATCCCGCGGGCATTGCGATGCAGCGGATTCTGCCGTCCGCCTACTACCCGGGCGATGATTTGTTGGTGACGATTCGTATCACCGCGGAGGATCCGAAGAAGATCAGCGCGATCGGCGTAACCGAGATGCTTCCCGTGGGGTGGGTGTTCGTTTCGGCCGAAGGCCCGCCGCTCTCGCCGCCCGCCGGGGCCGCCGGCACGATCGATTTTGCGTGGATCGCGCCGCCCTCGTTTCCGATCGAATTCCGATACCGGGCGCGGTCGCCGCGCGAGGCCGCGGGCAGCGCCACGTTCAGGGGATCGGTGCAGTACCGCGAAGGGGCGGGCCCGCACACGATCGGGGACGTGATCTCGACGGTTTCGCCCGCGAATCCGGCGGGCGTGTCCCTGGAACGGGCCCACAGCACGGCCTATAGCCCCGGTGGCGTTTTCACGGTGGATATCGGCATTGACGCCGACGATCCGGCGGGCATTTCCGCGATCGGATTGTCCGAGACCATTCCCGAGGGCTGGTCGCTGCGCGCCGTATCGGGCGGGGGCGGCTCCGCGCCGGAGGTTTTTCCCGCGCCGGGCCAGCAGGGCGCCATCGATTTCGCCTGGATCGATCTGCCCGCGTTTCCCGTCCATTTTCGGTACACGCTGGACGTGCCGGAGGACGCGGCGGGCCCGGTGTCCATCTCGGGCTACGCCGCGTACCGCCAGAACAGTGGCCCGCTCGGCACGGAGTTGCTGGTCTCGGAAATTGAAGCCTCCCGTCGGTAGCTCCGGCGGCGTGTCACGGCTGGAGTGGAATGGGTGATGGATCGGGATAACACAATGCAGTCTCTGGCCGCAACCGAATAGATTTGAACCGCGAATGAACGCGAATGAACGCGAATTGTATGGTGGTTCAAGGCGCGGCGATGATGAATGTAGTGGACTCGGGATTCCCGCTCTTCCGGCCCGAAGGGCCAATGCAGCTTCGAGCCCTGGGCAACGCCCAGGGAAGCGTGGTGTAGTTTTTGTTCGCCCTGAAAGGGCAGCGCAGTTCAGCGCGGGAGCAAAAACTCCGCCGTCCGCCTTCGGCGCATCTTCGACCCTTTCAGGGCTCACAGGAAATCTATTCCGTTAACCCCGGGCGTTGCCCGGGGCTCGAAGCTGCCGTGCCCCTTCGGGGCGTTTTCTCAAGGCTTTGCCGATAGATGGCGCCGAATCTCGAACCCGCGCGCCGGCCACGTAACCTGTTTTGTATGAATGGATTACCGCGTGACTTTCCAATAAACTTGCTAAAAAAAACAAGAAAATGACGGATAGTAACACAATGCCATACGCCTCCCCTGGCGGCGGGCCGTTTCGCGCCGCCCTGGCGCTGGCCGCCGTGATGCTGGCCAGCGCGGCGGGGCTTGCGCGGGCCGCGGCCGCCCAGGGAGCGCACAATCCCGCCGGTGTGGTGATCAACCGCGAACACGATGGTCCCTACAAGGGTGGCCGCACGGCGTCGGTCACCGTCTTCATTGCGGCCGCGCAGTGGGATGGGATGACGGCCATGGGGCTCTACGAACGCGTTCCTTCGGGCTGGGCGCTGGTTGACCTCCAGACGATCGCCGGCCCCGCGCCGGCCGTCACGCCCGAACCGGGCTCCGGCGGCGTGCTTCAGTTCATCTGGATTACCCCGCCCCGCGCGCCGCTGGCGCTGCGCTATACCCTCCAGGTTCCCCCGCGCGATGCGGGTCCCAAGCCGTTTTCCGGGCAGGTGGAATACCGGCTGGACGCGGGCAAGCTGGTCTCGGGCGTGGCGCTGTCCCAGGCCGATGGCGTCGCGGACGCGCCGCCGGTGATTCAGTTGCGGGGGAGCGTGGAAATGGCGGTTGCGGCGGGGGGCGAATTCGTTGACCCCGGGGCCAGCGCAACGGACGCGGAGGACGGTGACCTCAGCGCGCGGGTGGAGCGTACCGGGCAGGTGGATACGGATACGCCGGGGGCCTACACGCTGGTCTACAACGTAGCCGACAGCGTGGGAAACCAGGCGGAACCGGTGGAGCGGGCCGTTCGCGTGACCCCGGAAGCGCCTTCCGGGAGTGGATCGGATGCCGGCGGAACGGCCCCACCCGGGCCGGGCGCGCCGGAGAGCTCCGGAGTGCGCCCCGCCGGAAGCCGCCCGCCGCTGCCCGAGGCGCCGCCGGATTCACCCGGGTATAGCGGTCCGCTGCCGGATATCGTGATCCCCGAGGATGCGGGGGACTATACGTTGCCAAGACAGGAAGGCTCAGCAGAGACCAGGCCGGCGAACGCGGCGGAGACGCCGGGCGTTGCCGGGTCCCCCACCGGCGCTTCCGGCGGGGCGTGGCGGGCCGGAGACGCGAGCGCGAGTACCGTGGCCGGCGCGAACGCCGGCGACCGCGCGGGCGGGGCGCGGGAAGGAACGCGGGCGATACCGGCGATCGTGGCCGCCTCCGTCGCCTTCGGGGTGGTGGTGCTTGTGGCTGCGGGTTGCTGGACGGCGCGCGCGGCATCGCGCAGGAGTCGAACGCGTTCATAAAATAGCTTTGGGTGTAGTTTCGGGTGGCCACAGCGAACGCAGGGTCAGCCGCTGGGCGCAACGAAAGAAATGATCACCACGAAGGGCCCAGGGCCGCCCCTGGCCGCAACCAAGAAAATGATCACCACGAAGGGCACGGAGGGCACGAAGAGAAATGGAGAAGGGCTTTAACCGCAGAGAACGAAGAGGGCGCATAGGGTGATTTTTTGTGTGCGGATGGTGTGGGTGGTTGAGTGGCGGCGCGAGTTTTTAACCACGAATGGACACCAATGCACACGAATGCTTTGGGAGCGGCGGCGATTAAGAATTGTGACCACGGATTCCACGGATGACACGGATAGAGAATGATGTCGGTTGTTGGTGTGTGCAGGCGGCTGCGTGCTCTTTCCAAGGTGGCCTGTTCGGATTGTTCAGCATCGGAATGGTAGCGGAGTTGATCGGATGGCGGGCTGTGCGATCTCATCTGGTTGGAGCGTCGCTTCAATCCGTGTCATCGGTGTAATCCGTGGTCAAGAAAAGAATACCAACCACGAAATTCACGGATAGGCCTAGGACTTCTCTCCGGAGATTCCGATTCGCAAATGCTTATACACCAGATGGTTATGGAGTAATTGGAACCTGCGGAAAAAACAAGAAGTTGACGGATAAGTAAAAAACGGATAGAGACAGGTTTTGGCGTTGGCGCGTTTTGACGGCCCGCGCGCCGCTTGCACAATGACACTACGGAATCGGGAGGGGGCTCGCACGTAATCCCGTTGTAAGGCCAACGCTGTGCGTTCGCCATCCTCCACGCTTAACCCTTGTGGGAGCGTGTTCTTGCCGCCTTTAGCGGTAGGGCTCCCACTCGGGTTCGTTCTGGAAGATCCAGTCGTAGTAGCCGCGGTTTTCGAGCTTTGCGGCGGCGGCTTCATCGCAGATGACGGTGCATCGGGGGTGCAGCTGGAGTGCGGTGGCGGAGATCATGGAGGTGATCGGCCCCTCGACGGCCTTCGAGAGGATATTCGCCTTGGCTTCGCCGGTCACGAGCATGATGCAGCGGCGGGAGTCGAGTATGGTGCCGACGCCCATGGTGATCGCGCGGCGGGGCATCTCTTCGGGGTTGTCGAAGAGGGGCGAATTCTGGGCGATGGTGCCGGGGGTGAGGGCCTTGCAGCGGGTGCGGCTTCGGAGGGCGGACAGGGGCTCGTTGAAGCCGATGTGGCCGGTGCTGCCGATCCCGAGCAACTGGAGGTCGATTCCGCCGGCGGCTTCGATGCGATCCTCGTAGTCCTGGCATTCCCGGTCGAGGTCGGGGGCGGCGCCATTGGGGAGGTGGGTCCGCTCGATGGGTATATTGATCCGGTTGAAGAGGTGGCGGTTCATATAGGTGCGGTAGGAGTTTGGGTTTTCCGGCGGAAGCCCGATGTACTCGTCGAGATTGAAGGTGGTGGCTTTGGAGAAATCCAGTTCGCCGGCCTCGAATTTCGCCGCGAGGAGCGCG
Above is a window of Candidatus Hydrogenedentota bacterium DNA encoding:
- a CDS encoding galactose mutarotase; this translates as MLWACGLLVAAGAEGSAMGIQVAPYGETKDGGAVSQYTLTNANGLKAVLIDYGATLVSLETPDREGNFANITLGCPNLQSYEENSPYFGCVAGRCANRIALGKFTLDGTEYTLATNNPPNHLHGGEKGFDKKVWTSEGFTTAQGVGVKFTYQSADMEEGYPGNLLSTVKYTLGNDNSLSFEYEATTDKPTVVNLTQHSYWNLGGHGAGTILDHVLKLHASRYTPADETLIPTGEIAPVADTPFDFTAPAAIGARIDQVEGGYDLNFVLDESPEPLKPAARVSDPKTGRVMEIYTTEPGIQFYSGNFLDGSFEGLDGVIYPKHSGFCLETQHFPDSINKPEWPSVVLRPGEVYRHHTVHRFSAE
- a CDS encoding glycosyltransferase family 2 protein, which codes for MENQPNTALPGAVAVIPCYNAGGRVRPVAEGVLSRLPNLIVVDDGSTDGSIASLEGLTFQLVRLPENRGKGHALLAGFRAALADPAMDCVCALDADGQHDPAEIPRLVGAFRETGADLVIGSRVFDGAHVPWRSRFGNTLTVTVTAWLLGRRLPDTQCGFRVLSRAFIEDIVASVDGGRYETEMAIIVKAIREDWRIESVPIQTIYEKGNASSHFRKIQDSYRIYRRLIGAARMRPRNSR
- the nagB gene encoding glucosamine-6-phosphate deaminase produces the protein MEVIIRGTEEEASRLAADLIGSALVANPRLVLGLATGRTMESLYALLAAKFEAGELDFSKATTFNLDEYIGLPPENPNSYRTYMNRHLFNRINIPIERTHLPNGAAPDLDRECQDYEDRIEAAGGIDLQLLGIGSTGHIGFNEPLSALRSRTRCKALTPGTIAQNSPLFDNPEEMPRRAITMGVGTILDSRRCIMLVTGEAKANILSKAVEGPITSMISATALQLHPRCTVICDEAAAAKLENRGYYDWIFQNEPEWEPYR
- a CDS encoding response regulator; its protein translation is MQGESVLVVDDDPVNRMTIQQLIRRRNDFKILEAVDGKSALDFAQADPGLAAILLDVQMPDISGIEVCRLLKHNPRTRAVPIILISAVHTDDTSIAEGLEAGADGYLTKPVAENMLNAWLNAVTRINALNRALAENAGGAPGGQVELLADMAQLSHNINNPLQAIMATSDLLDLDYEADARVREAVRQIQDSAERIAQLVGQVSQRAKAVRQAGGQY
- a CDS encoding Rrf2 family transcriptional regulator; translated protein: MNISARCEYACRAAVELGLRHGAQTTMTSQDIAERRSIPEKYLVHILLQLKRSGIVRSVRGAQGGYLLARPPEDVRLLDIVEAIDGPTLDPLPVDDPHSDALKRAWEEVADRIRAVLAETTVRNLMEKASNIDMYYI